The Treponema sp. OMZ 790 genome includes the window CAAAGCTTATTTTTGATTTAAAAAACAATCCGGGCGGTTTGATTACAAGCTCTATTGATGTTGCAAGTATTTTTTTGGATTCGGGGATTGTGGTTTCAACAAAGGGACGAGCCCGCGGCACCAGTGAAACCCATAAGGTTCGCCGATTTGTAAAAAAAGTTCCTAAAGAAATGCCCATAGTCGTTCTTATAAATGAAGGCTCCGCCAGTGCTTCCGAGATTATTGCAGGTGCATTAAAGGATCATAAGAGGGCTTATCTTGTAGGTACCCGTTCATACGGTAAGGGCCTTGTGCAGAGTATAGTTCAGCTTACCGAAAAAGAACTTGTGAAGTTAACAATAGCCCGCTACTATTCTCCAAGCGGAGCGAATATCGATAAGCAAGGAATCCTTCCAGACTTGGAAGTGGTAAGACCCAATTTTACACCGGATGAAGAAAAGAGCGTGCTTGAGCTTTTAAAAACTTCTAAAATTGCAGATTTTACGAGGAGTAAGAGTTCTTTAACAAAAGCCGAAATGCTGGATTTTTCCAAAAAACTCGGAAAAGAATATAATGTAAGGCCTGAGTTGATTTTGCGTCTTGTAAAGGTTGAATACTACCGCTCTCATGAAACTCCAGTGATAGATGAAGATGACGAGCAGCTTCAAGCGGCAATCGAGCTTTTAAAGACAAAGGATGTAAATGCCCTTTGTAAAACGGTAAAGACTCTTTTTGAAATGCAGGAAGAAGAAAAAGCAAAAGCTGAAGATAAAAAATAATGAAGCAGCTGATTGTTTCCGCAGAGCCGGGCCGGGATATAATCCGTCTTGACAAAAAAGATTATAACTATCTTGTTTCCGTGCGGAGAATTAAAGAGGGGCAGGTTTTAACCGTTTCTTTAAATGGAATTGAACCTGCCTCTGCTGAAGTTTTAAAGATTAATACCGAAAAAAAATATATAGAGCTTAAAATTTTAAAAGAAGAAGCGGGGTTAGGTTCAAGTCTTTATAAGCCTCGTGCGGAAATTATTTTGATGCAATGGCTTATAAAAGGCAATCACATGGATATCGCTGTGAGGCAGGCTGCAGAAACGGGAGTTTTTTTGATAGTTCCGGTTTTAGGGGAATTTTCCGTTATAAAAAAAGAAAATATAAATCAAACTGAAAGGCGGGAACGTATTATAAGAGAAGCAAGACAGCAGTCAGGTTCTCTTGTAAATACCAAGATTCTTCCTGCCCAAGAACTGAAGACGGCCTTGGATGAGGTTTTGGATTATACGGCAAAAAAAGAAACCGCTTTTATAATGCTGAGTGAAAAAAAGGCTAACTTCTT containing:
- a CDS encoding S41 family peptidase; its protein translation is MNKRITWINTIIFLTLLLAAIFFMPQRAPATSNTDSSTGNIDTNLKYLESVYKLLQENYVDEIDPAVLYKGAMEGMLNSLEDPYTSYIFKDTTVGHDLEDTTSGVFCGIGVHITKSNISTPERPAYVEIASPIEGTPGWRAGLQPGDYIIEIDGVKTEDITQEDVLNMLRGKEGTEVTIKILRGKNLKFDLTIKRALIEVPTIKYTKIGKDIAYIRLIEFNPNSAKRITEAIEKLQKEGCTKLIFDLKNNPGGLITSSIDVASIFLDSGIVVSTKGRARGTSETHKVRRFVKKVPKEMPIVVLINEGSASASEIIAGALKDHKRAYLVGTRSYGKGLVQSIVQLTEKELVKLTIARYYSPSGANIDKQGILPDLEVVRPNFTPDEEKSVLELLKTSKIADFTRSKSSLTKAEMLDFSKKLGKEYNVRPELILRLVKVEYYRSHETPVIDEDDEQLQAAIELLKTKDVNALCKTVKTLFEMQEEEKAKAEDKK
- a CDS encoding 16S rRNA (uracil(1498)-N(3))-methyltransferase is translated as MKQLIVSAEPGRDIIRLDKKDYNYLVSVRRIKEGQVLTVSLNGIEPASAEVLKINTEKKYIELKILKEEAGLGSSLYKPRAEIILMQWLIKGNHMDIAVRQAAETGVFLIVPVLGEFSVIKKENINQTERRERIIREARQQSGSLVNTKILPAQELKTALDEVLDYTAKKETAFIMLSEKKANFLSLFDCLSEKTEAIVLAIGCEGGISPKEIEFLKEHKFEEVHFNTNVLRAETAAIYSIAAAQVVMEEKGGCKKN